A stretch of Bos indicus isolate NIAB-ARS_2022 breed Sahiwal x Tharparkar chromosome 24, NIAB-ARS_B.indTharparkar_mat_pri_1.0, whole genome shotgun sequence DNA encodes these proteins:
- the LOC109577743 gene encoding uncharacterized protein isoform X4: MPSEVRSGSPGQSPRTSEERRQPSLAASEAPRLQSCRRWCPVDVWRGTEGSKSYKHSLRDPVARVLWERSVERRRLPDGDAPRGWEVESALIRPGAPLDVVPRTSHSDENSRMPTLTTSFYQEALEFQDCLGHLWSSEQGWRRLQERRSLPPAFQQDMVYC; encoded by the exons ATGCCGTCTGAAGTGAGGTCTGGTTCTCCTGGTCAAAGCCCACGAACCTCTGAGGAGAGGAGGCAGCCTTCACTAGCcg CCAGTGAGGCCCCGAGGCTGCAGAGCTGCAGGCGATGGTGCCCCGTGGATGTGTGGAGAGGCACCGAAGGG TCCAAGTCCTACAAACACTCGCTTAGAGACCCCGTGGCCCGGGTTCTCTGGGAGCGCAGTGTTGAGAGGCGCCGTCTTCCGGATGGGGACGCACCAAGGGGATGGGAAGTGGAATCTGCCCTCATACGTCCAGGGGCCCCTCTGGATGTGGTACCCAGGACCAGCCACAGTGATGAGAATTCCCGGATGCCCACGCTTACCACCAGCTTTTACCAGGAGGCTTTGGAGTTTCAGGACTGCCTAGGTCACCTTTGGAGTTCAGAGCAGG GCTGGAGGAGGCTGCAGGAACGCAGAAGTCTACCGCCAGCTTTCCAGCAGGACATGGTCTACTGCTAA
- the LOC109577743 gene encoding uncharacterized protein isoform X3, with the protein MTLPATGGITETCLSAVASASSVCSWGFPSHMTLHPFQTGLSVDELLPQRKEGFPQALGEPVRPRGCRAAGDGAPWMCGEAPKGPSPTNTRLETPWPGFSGSAVLRGAVFRMGTHQGDGKWNLPSYVQGPLWMWYPGPATVMRIPGCPRLPPAFTRRLWSFRTA; encoded by the exons ATGACCCTACCCGCTACCGGCGGCATCAC CGAGACCTGCCTGTCGGCTGTCGCTTCAGCATCTTCAGTGTGCAGCTGGGGGTTTCCTTCCCACATGACCCTACACCCCTTCCAAACGGGCCTATCTGTAGACGAACTTCTCCCGCAGAGAAAAGAAGGCTTTCCCCAAGCACTGGGGGAG CCAGTGAGGCCCCGAGGCTGCAGAGCTGCAGGCGATGGTGCCCCGTGGATGTGTGGAGAGGCACCGAAGGG TCCAAGTCCTACAAACACTCGCTTAGAGACCCCGTGGCCCGGGTTCTCTGGGAGCGCAGTGTTGAGAGGCGCCGTCTTCCGGATGGGGACGCACCAAGGGGATGGGAAGTGGAATCTGCCCTCATACGTCCAGGGGCCCCTCTGGATGTGGTACCCAGGACCAGCCACAGTGATGAGAATTCCCGGATGCCCACGCTTACCACCAGCTTTTACCAGGAGGCTTTGGAGTTTCAGGACTGCCTAG
- the LOC109577743 gene encoding uncharacterized protein isoform X1 — translation MPSEVRSGSPGQSPRTSEERRQPSLAASEAPRLQSCRRWCPVDVWRGTEGSKSYKHSLRDPVARVLWERSVERRRLPDGDAPRGWEVESALIRPGAPLDVVPRTSHSDENSRMPTLTTSFYQEALEFQDCLGHLWSSEQGWPYTSSGRLYPPTSPLCVPVRLEEAAGTQKSTASFPAGHGLLLTERDREREARTELHPARTLPPGSL, via the exons ATGCCGTCTGAAGTGAGGTCTGGTTCTCCTGGTCAAAGCCCACGAACCTCTGAGGAGAGGAGGCAGCCTTCACTAGCcg CCAGTGAGGCCCCGAGGCTGCAGAGCTGCAGGCGATGGTGCCCCGTGGATGTGTGGAGAGGCACCGAAGGG TCCAAGTCCTACAAACACTCGCTTAGAGACCCCGTGGCCCGGGTTCTCTGGGAGCGCAGTGTTGAGAGGCGCCGTCTTCCGGATGGGGACGCACCAAGGGGATGGGAAGTGGAATCTGCCCTCATACGTCCAGGGGCCCCTCTGGATGTGGTACCCAGGACCAGCCACAGTGATGAGAATTCCCGGATGCCCACGCTTACCACCAGCTTTTACCAGGAGGCTTTGGAGTTTCAGGACTGCCTAGGTCACCTTTGGAGTTCAGAGCAGG GATGGCCATACACGAGTTCAGGGCGGCTCTATCCGCCGACATCTCCCTTGTGTGTTCCCGTGAGGCTGGAGGAGGCTGCAGGAACGCAGAAGTCTACCGCCAGCTTTCCAGCAGGACATGGTCTACTGCTAACTGAGAGAGACAGGGAGCGAGAGGCCAGGACGGAATTACATCCTGCTCGGACGCTACCTCCCGGCAGTCTCTGA
- the LOC109577743 gene encoding uncharacterized protein isoform X2 produces the protein MPSASEAPRLQSCRRWCPVDVWRGTEGSKSYKHSLRDPVARVLWERSVERRRLPDGDAPRGWEVESALIRPGAPLDVVPRTSHSDENSRMPTLTTSFYQEALEFQDCLGHLWSSEQGWPYTSSGRLYPPTSPLCVPVRLEEAAGTQKSTASFPAGHGLLLTERDREREARTELHPARTLPPGSL, from the exons aTGCCATCAG CCAGTGAGGCCCCGAGGCTGCAGAGCTGCAGGCGATGGTGCCCCGTGGATGTGTGGAGAGGCACCGAAGGG TCCAAGTCCTACAAACACTCGCTTAGAGACCCCGTGGCCCGGGTTCTCTGGGAGCGCAGTGTTGAGAGGCGCCGTCTTCCGGATGGGGACGCACCAAGGGGATGGGAAGTGGAATCTGCCCTCATACGTCCAGGGGCCCCTCTGGATGTGGTACCCAGGACCAGCCACAGTGATGAGAATTCCCGGATGCCCACGCTTACCACCAGCTTTTACCAGGAGGCTTTGGAGTTTCAGGACTGCCTAGGTCACCTTTGGAGTTCAGAGCAGG GATGGCCATACACGAGTTCAGGGCGGCTCTATCCGCCGACATCTCCCTTGTGTGTTCCCGTGAGGCTGGAGGAGGCTGCAGGAACGCAGAAGTCTACCGCCAGCTTTCCAGCAGGACATGGTCTACTGCTAACTGAGAGAGACAGGGAGCGAGAGGCCAGGACGGAATTACATCCTGCTCGGACGCTACCTCCCGGCAGTCTCTGA